Proteins encoded together in one Anaerobranca gottschalkii DSM 13577 window:
- a CDS encoding class I SAM-dependent methyltransferase — protein MANFNEIFDVWADNYDETVYNTQHEYREVFENYEGILEEIVQYINDKRNGITLEIGLGTGNLSKKLAENGHYVVGIEPSKKMREQANNKLTNVVILDGDFLNIPLYNKVDSIVASYAFHHLTLEEKRKALKLMDSLLKESGKIVIADTMFISQRYKEKLIKEVEELKAFNLLNDLKREYYELVEDMVELFKELNYTITLKQMNKYVWIIFAQKKEEFYNG, from the coding sequence ATGGCTAATTTTAATGAAATTTTTGATGTTTGGGCAGATAACTATGATGAAACCGTTTATAATACCCAACATGAATATAGAGAAGTTTTTGAAAACTATGAAGGAATTTTAGAAGAAATTGTTCAATATATAAATGATAAAAGGAATGGTATTACATTAGAAATAGGTTTAGGCACTGGTAATCTGAGCAAAAAACTAGCGGAAAACGGCCATTATGTAGTAGGTATAGAGCCATCTAAAAAGATGAGGGAACAGGCAAATAACAAATTAACTAATGTAGTAATATTAGATGGAGATTTTCTCAATATTCCCTTATATAATAAAGTTGATAGTATTGTGGCTTCATATGCCTTTCATCACTTGACTTTAGAAGAAAAAAGAAAGGCTTTAAAATTAATGGACTCCTTATTAAAGGAAAGTGGTAAAATAGTTATAGCAGATACTATGTTTATTTCCCAAAGATATAAAGAAAAATTGATTAAAGAAGTCGAAGAACTAAAGGCTTTTAATCTTTTAAATGATTTAAAAAGGGAATATTATGAATTAGTAGAAGATATGGTAGAGCTTTTTAAAGAATTAAATTATACTATTACATTAAAGCAAATGAATAAATATGTATGGATAATATTTGCTCAAAAAAAGGAGGAATTTTATAATGGATAA
- a CDS encoding S-ribosylhomocysteine lyase yields MDKICVESFTLDHTKVQAPYVRKCGVINTPKGDVITKFDLRFTQPNTDTMPTGVVHGLEHLLAGFLREEISDIVDVSPMGCRTGFYLIKVGEGEEEEIAQGLIRSLEKVLKADKIPADNPIQCGNYRDLSLFGAKEYAKEVKEKLEEKYLKERKNEV; encoded by the coding sequence ATGGATAAAATTTGTGTAGAGAGTTTTACTTTAGACCACACTAAAGTCCAAGCACCGTATGTAAGAAAATGTGGAGTAATCAATACACCTAAAGGAGATGTGATTACAAAATTTGATTTAAGGTTTACTCAGCCTAATACAGATACCATGCCCACCGGTGTAGTCCATGGTTTAGAACACCTATTGGCAGGATTTTTGAGGGAGGAAATCAGTGATATAGTAGATGTTTCGCCAATGGGCTGTAGAACAGGATTTTATTTAATAAAAGTCGGAGAAGGAGAAGAGGAAGAAATTGCCCAAGGATTGATTAGAAGTTTAGAAAAGGTGTTAAAGGCAGATAAGATACCTGCAGATAACCCTATACAGTGTGGCAATTATCGGGACTTATCTTTGTTTGGAGCAAAGGAGTATGCTAAAGAAGTGAAAGAAAAACTAGAAGAAAAATATTTAAAGGAGAGGAAAAATGAAGTTTAA
- a CDS encoding aminotransferase class I/II-fold pyridoxal phosphate-dependent enzyme, producing the protein MKFNTLVIHGGIDGDKHTGAVTVPIYQTSTFKQKAPGEHTGFEYSRTANPTRLALEKLVADLENGYQGFAFSSGMAAISSVIMLFKSGDHLIFSDDLYGGTRRVVDKVFNNLGITYSFVDTSSLDKIEKAITSQTKAIYIETPTNPLMKVTDIKAVSTLAQKYNLITIVDNTFMTPYLQKPLDLGADIVLHSATKYLGGHSDLVAGVVVVNSQSLGERLHFVQNSVGAILGPQDSWLLIKGIKTLALRMERHCENAVKVVEHLKRQSWVTKIYYPGIGGMLSFEVINSEVRNKLLSNLKTFTLAESLGGVESLISVPALMTHLSVPKEILDSLGITENLIRVSVGIEDIEDIILDLQL; encoded by the coding sequence ATGAAGTTTAATACTTTAGTTATTCACGGAGGAATTGATGGGGATAAACATACGGGAGCAGTTACTGTTCCCATCTACCAAACTTCAACATTTAAACAAAAAGCACCAGGGGAGCATACTGGCTTTGAGTATTCTAGAACAGCTAATCCCACCCGCTTAGCTTTAGAAAAACTAGTAGCAGATTTAGAGAATGGATATCAAGGTTTTGCCTTTAGTTCTGGGATGGCTGCCATATCTTCTGTCATAATGTTGTTTAAAAGTGGTGATCATTTAATTTTTAGCGATGATTTGTATGGTGGTACTAGGAGAGTTGTTGATAAGGTATTTAATAATTTAGGAATTACTTATAGTTTCGTTGATACTAGTTCCTTAGATAAAATTGAAAAGGCTATTACTTCTCAAACCAAAGCTATCTATATTGAAACACCTACAAATCCTTTAATGAAAGTAACTGATATTAAAGCTGTATCTACCCTTGCTCAAAAGTACAACCTTATTACAATCGTTGATAATACCTTTATGACCCCATATTTACAAAAACCGTTAGATTTAGGTGCAGATATTGTACTTCATAGTGCCACTAAGTATCTAGGAGGGCATAGTGATCTAGTAGCAGGGGTTGTTGTAGTTAATTCTCAATCTTTAGGTGAAAGGCTACATTTTGTGCAAAATTCTGTAGGGGCGATATTAGGTCCCCAAGACAGTTGGCTATTGATTAAAGGAATAAAGACACTAGCCCTTAGAATGGAAAGGCATTGTGAAAATGCAGTAAAAGTTGTAGAACATTTAAAAAGGCAAAGTTGGGTAACTAAAATCTATTACCCAGGTATTGGAGGTATGTTATCCTTTGAAGTAATAAATAGTGAAGTAAGGAATAAACTGTTAAGTAATTTAAAAACCTTTACACTGGCGGAAAGTTTAGGTGGAGTGGAAAGTTTAATTTCAGTCCCTGCTTTAATGACACACCTTTCTGTTCCCAAGGAAATACTGGATAGTTTGGGAATAACTGAAAACTTAATTAGGGTCTCTGTAGGTATTGAAGATATTGAAGATATTATTTTAGATTTACAGTTGTAG